The genomic window CTTCAATACAACTATTATGTCATTGGGGTCTTGAGAGAAAAGAGCCCCTGAAAATCTCGAAGCCCTCTATTAATGTAATGGCGATGTAGTGTAATGATCAGTGTCAATAgacatttccaacatttattCCTCAATAATTGTGCCACAGAAAAGCTGGGTAAGAAATTTCCAATCTGGTGGACTTCAAATACATCAACTGTCACTAACTTTGATCACTCTTGACTCTAATCTGTTTGATCTTTCTGAGTTTTCTCCTAGGTTTCCTTTCATTTCATGTTCCATAGGAATTGGGTTCTCCATTATTCCATTTTGATCTGTGTGGCATCCagctttattttgtttctctgaaTATGTGTTTGCTATGAGTCCATAGACTTACCTGTCTGGTTGGAAATCTGCCCCTGTGGGCAGGGTGCACAGTCAAAACAGCAGACAGGCTTTCCCTCCTGGGCTTTTATGTGGAATCCTGGGCTACAGACTTTGCTGCATCTGGAGGGAAGAGGCTACACAAAAAGCATCCAAGTCATAATGATGTTGTTTGGAGTCAGAATATGCATGTGTTAATGTGCTTTGTTATCTAATTTTAGTTTGCTTTTAGCTACAGGCACACAATTGTCCTTTTCTGTAAAGGCTACCAATGCTCTTTTTTCAGGGATATAACATTCCTATCTGCAAAAGCTTGAATCAGTTTCCCTGAAAAAAGATGCAATTTGCTAAATATCAAAGTAGCtctatttctttcctcttatGGAGGAGAAAAAGTTTTTAGGATATGAATTGGGGTGTGGAGTCTGTCCTTCCACACACCCCCTACTACACTGGCATATGAAAACTTTTGGAGAAGGAATAATCTTAGTGACTAGAATTTATTATCAGTTGAAACTTTTCCTAAGATTCTTTAATACAAGTATTTGTTATTCATATCTgttgtatttgactctttgtgatgctatttgtgattttctaggcaaagacaaTGGAGGGgttttgaatttcctcctctttctcattttgtaaatgaggaaactaagtggAAAATGGTTAAGTGGTGTGGCAGGagttatatatttaatatcaGAGAAATGATTTAAAATCCAATATTTCTGATTCCTTGATTGTCACTCTACTTATCGAACTACCTAACTATCATACAAAGTATTGCGGAtgtatttaaaaaagataatgcaGATACTACCTCCACAAAGAAGAACTATTTGAGATTTGAGACTCCAGTGACTTAGTATGAGACAGTAAACTTTTCTCcttgtctatctctgtctctgtctctgtctcccgaCCTCCATatctatctcttccttttctctctctttctgactctctctctgtgtctcatgCTGCATGTGTGAGTGTGTTTGAGTGTGTACGGTAAGAGTAGCACTTACATTTGTATTACTTCTACTTAAAAGTGATCACATATCTAAAGTGGGAACCCTGTTCAATTGATTCAATCAGAATCAAATATGAATGAGctttataaactttttaaaatcagtTAAAAACCCATGATTTGAATAAAACAAAGTAGTTCTTCAAAGCAAAGATTCTAATTGTCTGGAAGTGAAATGTTTAGAGTAAATTTGGTTTTTCCATTATATCACTGAGGACTATAGTTAGACGTGAGTCAAtatggcagagaagagagaattcaTAGGGATCCCCAGCTCTATACACATTTTGCAGCACATGTCCTAGATAGGAGGCTGTCTAAGGTAAATGCCAGGTTTTAATACACTTTTCCTTGGTGTGTATTTGAAAGTGTACAATTTCATATGCTGTTTGCTGAACCAAATATTACTAGGAACATGAATTAAGCCTTGATCATGAACAAGAAGGCAGACAAACGAAAGTCAGGTAATATGGCGACCTAAACCTAAGCCTAAAGTGCGAATTTTTTCTAGCCTGGATTTCAGAACAATTGTAATTTTCTCTAAAACACATACTCTAAGGTGAAAAGGAAGAAACCATACCTGGAAGATACTTGTATTATCCTTGTAACTTTTCAGACATCCAACCCAGGACTCTACTCAAATAGTATCCTTAACAAATAGTTTTTGAATGGATACATAGTGGAGTGGATGAGTGATTAAGGAATTGTGTTGTGTAATAACAATGATAAATCCCTCTCTCTGTCCTATAGATCATATAATTTTAGACAAACTTCCACTCTCTGAATAATTTTGTTTCAACCACATAAAACTTCCAAGTGACTGAGTACTTTATACTGATTTAAGCAGGGCTTTTGGCCTTTTCCATGATACTATGGACCTAGATTTGTCATCTTTTGATTTGATGACTATATAGTTCATCATTTAGTGGCCTGTGGAAGAAGGAATTTAGATAGTAAAGGTAGCTGTTAGATTTCCAAGTGTGGTATGTGGATcaacataaaaatggaaatattattcCCATTAATGGGAGCTCTAATTGAATTTTGATAAAATAGGGTTTTCACCCAGGAATCCTAAATATTATATGTCTGCTATTGCTTAGAGCACTACGGTACCATAGAAATTTTGCTGGGTATAGCAGCAATTGATCAAAAATCATTAGGTCTAATAAGAAGTTTCTGAATGAGTCTACTTCCTTTTTCTGTGACTGCTATGAACCAGGTAGATTCTCTTGCTTCCCCCTTCCACAGCTGTACAGTGGAATAATCTTATTGTCTTGAAGGCTCTCCAAATAAAGAGGAATTAATCTTGGTACTCTTTTCTCAACATTATCTCAGCTAAATTTGGCATAAAAACTTGATTTTCAAGCTGCTTCCTGCAAAAAAATTTTGTGCGATTTGAACCAGGTGTGAAAAATGCTAGTGACTATTCTGGTGTGCTATTTGCTTTGGTTTACATCTttcattaaataaacatttcaatCATTCTTCACCTCTCCCCATTTTCTGGGCCACACTATTGCCTTCTGCTGGATAATGAACTCTTGACCAACTGGAGCCTCAGAAATAAATTCTCCCACTTTGACCAGAACTTCACTGTCATTACGAAAGGTCACATAATTGAGAATATCATAGTTTGCCACAGAGTTCTTCTTCTTATCCAAAACTAAATGGTTCCCAGCACTGTTGTTAAACTGGACATTCTTCAGGAAGGAGTGGAGCTAAaagtgaagaagatgaaaagtTATGTAGGTGAGTCTCTCAGGGATGGGTACTAGAGTCTAGGCtgcctaaatattttttttttattgaatagttGGATAAAAGCTGGATTAGTCCATCTTTAGACTTTTCAATTGTCATGAAACTGATGGATCCCTAATAAATTGAATAATAGAAGCACGATCTAAATAAGCCTCACTTGATTAGAAGTTTTGGTCAAATCACAAGGTCTTGGTAGCAATagttgaaaagagagaaaaaggctaTAAAGGTCCTCTGAATTGAATGAGAGCAGAAATGGGAAAGGATGCACAGAAAAAGAGCTTGCAATGCTGGTGCATAGTATTGGATGTGCTGCAGAATGTCCTCCTTTGTTTTGTGAGTCTCCTTGCCAGGCAGTCTACCAAATGTTCATATCCATTTAATCATTACCCACTATTTAAAAGCCAATAAATTGGTCCTGGAagtattaaaagaaaatcaaaagtatcttcattaaaggagcttacattctactgaaggcAACCACATtgaaacagaaaagtaaatactgtgaaagggagttttttttttattatcttaacttaatcaatcaagtacTTGGAATGCTCCACTctcaatcagtcaggaatttGAGGATCCTTTTGATGAAAGTTTACACCCTCAGATGTTGggaagtggatcccacaggcactgccctcctcaggcaaattaagaaactctgAATGGTTCCTGAGATGAGATACACCAGCCCACAGTTAAAGGAAAACAGAGAGTCAGAAAGTGttgtggagaaaactgcttataaagttCAGCCCAGGGCATTCTGATTTATTCTGCTGTCTTGGTGGCTCTTGTTTAAAGAGGGATTCTGCTGGGTGGGTGTCTTTGTGTTGGACTTCTTCTGAACTGGAGCACTTCAATATTGGTGAGTCAACGAATTTGGCTTTGATTACTAACTACTGGTCAGAGACACTGgcctttctgcttttctcctgTCTTATCAGGGGAATGCTCTCTTCAGTGAGGCACTCTGAGCTAGACTTAGGGAATTTAGCAaggcaatattttctatctccttttgaCATATCTCCCTTTACTATTTATACCTtgttgtaataaagctactaagaGCTTTgtgacttgagagttaatttttataagcaGGTACACAAAAATTGtaaaaattctttcatttattaaacctatttaaattattacaataacatccagaaggaagaaaaaattatcaaatagagagggaaggaggtagcatttatatatcaccttgcatgtgccaggcactgctaagttctttttaaatataatatctcATATGATCagcaaatgaagaaagaatttgcAAATATCAAGAATATAATTTGAGTCTGTAAGGAAGCTAGAGATTTTAGGAAGCAATTGTGAAGTAGAAGAACATCTCAGGCTTAACTTAAGGGCCTTTCCAAAGGCATGGATTGGGGGATGCAAGCCTAAATTTAGAGAATACACTATagtctattcttttctttttaaaatttatttatttaattgattaatttagaatattattccatggttacatgatttggaTTTTTCGTCTCCTCTCCTCTAATAGTTAATGAGCAACTCAACTGAgttttacatttatcattgatcataacttatttccatattgctggGAACCATCAGtccatgacaccttgacagagttatgcgtggtagctgaggagaccacagtgtggtccttggcgagatgtgactgcccactctatcccccttgcatgacttcttccaTCAAtgcccttacctatgaattgacatgattattattccccccagtctcaaaagaaataatgcaagagcaaagcacctgtaccctaattctccaaaacatcaacaaaagatcagaccctcaaatccaatcccaaaaagactatcatgggttaacttttacttaggtacataattcccagcaaaaccgcagctacaggccaagccaaaaactctcccacatacagaagcctcttctcatgaagtcagcacagaaatcaatcatagaggcccaagcgataaatacaagtacatcaagcttcagtatgcctcagtgactcgatcccacaaatcagtaactccctagaagccaacagtctaaatttgaattgtgttcccagacccctcagcctccatgatatgattgttgaattgtcttctaagaactgctgattaattattccattttattaaaagtaatacacaattttccttgattgcttgtaagctcaaaacttctcacagggtaatgggagaattaagccacctgtgacaaaaatcatttatcttgtgtgcaacctttatacTTTCTGTAATCACAAcacaagaatatagaatattaatcaagtgatttgttaaaagttgatttatcacttttccaattatctctctttgattttatgtatatgtgtgccaagagaatgggtataaaaataaagatcagacatcagGGAAGTGGAgaagctgtcagatgcaaagcaatcccaagGCTGCTATGATTAAGCtgttttctgtttgttatttttgttgactgatcttTCACCCAGTCGGGATACCCTGCAGTTttgggcaagggtggacttttCCCGTGAcaccatattattaatatttgcaatagtgtgatcatttagcATCTTCAGTAGTTTATTTTTGATAGAACACATTGTGTTAAAATGCATACTCTGTaattgatttttcaaaaattcaGTATACTTTGAAATCAGCATGGTAAGCTAAAAGTAGAGAGAAAACACTTtcaattctaatttaattttttaaaaaggctctaTGGAGTCATTGATGGATCTTGAGCAAAAGTATAATATCATATTGGATTAGGAGAGTGGCATGATTAGACgttctttaggaagattattttgtcaATCTGTCTTCATTCATGAATACCTTTGAAtgtatttgtatttgcttttatcttatttacatttcttattttgcatatatgtttatagaaaatatattctctatttttatattttctatatttctcttgaATTTAAACATAATCCATACCCATTCAagaatataaatgtgtatataaacTTGTAGATGTATATCCATATGGTTGTatgtatgtgcacacacacacatatatacacacagatatatttTTATGTGGTCCTTTCCATTGTTAGGGTAGCTGTCCAGCatccacaaattaatatattcatggGTGAACACCTGAGAAGGGAAACTGGAGATTGAGAGAAAATGAGTGGAGGGGTTTTAAGAGAGAAGGAACACAACAAGGGAAGAAAGACAATATGGGCTCCAATGTAcatgctcctctgatggtggaaAGGGAGAGGTACAAGTGtccccaatcttttattggagaatcaagGAATGGGTGATGGGATGTAGTtgatgaacatgtgacatggcagagAATTTAACACTGGCTCAGTTAACAACCAAAAGATCAAAGAGGTGTTGGCTAAGATAATTTAGGTCTCAGTGCCCCACCCATAGACCCAATTGATTTTGGACTGAAGGCTTATGGAGAGGTCAGCATACAATAAGCTCATAATTACACTTTGTTGCAAGGCTTAAGTTTGGTACATGAGCATATTGTTCACAAGAGTCAGTTTTTGAATACATCAACAATACTTTCAAGGTTAGTTCATACCTGGTTCACTATAGTTAGGTTCATCAGAGTagggattttttcatttttgtttttagatcTCCATTGTGTAGTATATTTAGTGTCacataaaagaacattttaaattgtTGGCTGATTTTTTGTCAACTTTCTAAAGGATGAATCAGAGAAGGGGGAAACAGGAATCTAAGATTATAGTTAAAGAGgttttttaattcaacaaatgtcTATTAAGGGGTATACAGCATAGTTTAGTCATTAGGCTAGTGCAGGAGAGGAAAGACAAatctaaaaaatatttctattgtcCTGTTTTTATTCTGAAAAGTCAATACAGAAATCTTTGTTTTAAGACAACATCTCTTGTTAAGATCTAGATCTCCACTTGGAAAGTCCCTTAGTGTCCTTTAATCCAACCTTGTTAATTTAAAGATGAAAGCTAGGGAGGTCATGGGATTCTTTATTGATACCTGGtaaataaatttcagagaagttttgaacctaggttttctgacttcaaaacaAAGGTTCTATCTGTTGTACCAGATGCTCTGGAGTAACTAAGGTTgctagggaaaggaaagatacCTGTCTTTGACTTCCTTATACTGATGGAGGAATGGAGCATGAAGTGTTGCTGGTCACAATCTACCTGTGAAAACCCTCagtgggcagttaggtggaaGAATGGATGAAGTACCAGGTTTGGAGTTCAGGTGTCAGGAAGTGTCATTTTCATACTTTTgtatttggcctcagatgcttattagttaGCAGTGAGACCTTAAAGGACTCTCTTAAATGTTGtttacctcagattcctcattcataaaatgaattaaagaaggaaatgacaacctaCAAAACTTCCCCAAAACTTTAAGGGACCAGTTGAGTTTAATTCTCATTCGTATAGCTTATAACAGTAAACAAAATGATCATAACTCCAAAATGGCTAGTTATAGCATATTAGGCCTTGAATCTATAGAGTTACTCACTGACAAATGAGGAGACCTGAGTTATTAATCTGCTTTTTCTATCCTGAATCAACAGTGCCCACAGTCCAATATTTGAAAATCAGTAGCTAAGGGGAGATCTTACCTTCCAGGGATAAGCACCTGAGTTGTTCCCATTGCTATTGGATTCCATTTCTGATCTCACCAAGAACATTTCATGAAGGGCCCAGGCAACAGCATACACAGAATTGTAAACAGTGTAACTCTGGTCAGACATAGTTATGTCTAAATAGCTCAATCTAAGTGTGTCCAAGGAAGCATTTGGTGAACAGACAGCTCCATCTACTCTTCCTACTTTAGATGTACATCCAAAAGCTGAATTCCAGAAGTCCTGAAGGAAGATATTCTCTGGGTCTTTAACAGGGTTAATGGTTTTCAGAAAATGTTTGAAACCAGGAATCTTACTTGTCTGATCTGCGAATATCAAAGCTCCATTGAAATGATCAAAATAGACATAACTTGGTTTTTTGGCAATATCCCAGTGACTGCTGGTGATCCACATTCTGTATACAAGGGCATGAGGAACTTCTCTAAACCTCAGGGTCAATAGTGAATCTGTATTTCCATAAATTACAATCACCCTGGCTGTAGAAAAAAATAGTTcgttgagaaaataaaaaagatactgATTATCCTCTGTCAAACCAGTAAAGACCTTGCGTATAAAAGCAACACAGACATCATTTCTGACCATTTCTTCTTGAAGATCCCTGAGGAATTTCTCACTTCTTGGATCATCTGAAGCAACCAATCCCACCCAGGTCCATTTGAAATGCACCATTAATCGAACCATGGCAAGAGGAAGAGAGGTGTCCCTGGGGGCCATCTGATAGACAGAAGGAAACTGGACTGGGTCACTCAAGAATGGATCAAAGAGACCATAGGTGACCTAAATAGGAACAAAACATGAGCTTAGTAAATTCATTCtctgaatgtattttttttcacCCTCCCTTCTCAACCCATTATCTTCATCCTTTTTATCCCAGAATGGATTAATTCTTCATCTCTAGCTATTAAAAAACTTCTGATAATTCAGGGCTCCATCTAGGGGATCATGTCCTTCATAAAACCTGACCTAGCTCAAACTGATATAAAGTTAGTGCTTTCTGACTTTTTAAACCTTTTTGAATCTGTAATACTGTGCACAGAGAGTTGAAAATATTTGATTAACAAGTATTTGCATTTAATTGCGTTGTTTCACAAATTCTGTAGGTGGCAATTTGCTGCTTCCTACAAGAATTGATGAAGTGAagaattttttctcttatatgaagagtttcctttcccttctctgggaGGCACCTGACAGGCAAATTAGACATTAGGATTCCCCCATACTTTTGGAGTCTAAATTTCAAGTAGCAGAGCCATCAAATCCTTTCTGTGTCCTCAAAGCAGTATAGGCTGAATTGAACCTATACATCCCTACCTGTGGGATCCTATAGAGCTCAAGTAGGGATCCCATGGAAATAGTCAATTCAGAAGTGGCTCCTCCAATGACCACTATAGACTTGCCCTGCCTCTCACAGTTGTAATTTGGAATGGTCTGTCCCTGGCCTGACAGCCACACCAGGGAGCTCTCCAAGGTTGTCTCATCCTTGTGATAGGCATTGAAGATGTGGAATCCCAGGGTTATATTGGGTAACAGTTTGGTGTTCCTGTTGATCTCTTCTACAGCAAATATCAAGGCCAGGACCTGATAGTAGTGTTTGTGTTTCCACCTGTGGGATTAAGGAGATTGTTAGGAACAAGAACTATTTTTAGTCCTACTCTTTCCCCTCTAAAGGAacagaaatttttaaatggagaattTTTTCCATCTTATGAAGGTACAATTCTGAGGTCACATTCACTCAGTGAAGGGCAATTACTTCTTTTTGAGTCTCTTGTGTAGCCTCAGTGTTATATTCtga from Monodelphis domestica isolate mMonDom1 chromosome 4, mMonDom1.pri, whole genome shotgun sequence includes these protein-coding regions:
- the VN2R571 gene encoding vomeronasal 2 receptor 571 translates to MFFQLYFFRFLQLPLSMGREEGTPCHAERTFSPTYYRDGDLVVGGFFPLLLHKLNKFPHWKWFMHHPKDIVKQHQWKHKHYYQVLALIFAVEEINRNTKLLPNITLGFHIFNAYHKDETTLESSLVWLSGQGQTIPNYNCERQGKSIVVIGGATSELTISMGSLLELYRIPQVTYGLFDPFLSDPVQFPSVYQMAPRDTSLPLAMVRLMVHFKWTWVGLVASDDPRSEKFLRDLQEEMVRNDVCVAFIRKVFTGLTEDNQYLFYFLNELFFSTARVIVIYGNTDSLLTLRFREVPHALVYRMWITSSHWDIAKKPSYVYFDHFNGALIFADQTSKIPGFKHFLKTINPVKDPENIFLQDFWNSAFGCTSKVGRVDGAVCSPNASLDTLRLSYLDITMSDQSYTVYNSVYAVAWALHEMFLVRSEMESNSNGNNSGAYPWKLHSFLKNVQFNNSAGNHLVLDKKKNSVANYDILNYVTFRNDSEVLVKVGEFISEAPVGQEFIIQQKAIVWPRKWGEPLPSRCSKVCSPGFHIKAQEGKPVCCFDCAPCPQGQISNQTGKDQCMKCPEDHYPNRERIHCLPKRVTFLAYEETLGMALASIAASFSLLTALVLWVFVNQKDTPIVKANNRDLSYILLLSLSLCFLCSLFFIGRPTAISCLLRQTAFGVMFTVAISSILAKTITVVLAFRATRPGSSSRRWVGSRGPISLVVFCTFIQVMLCAIWLLLSPPFPDADTHSDPEHIILECNEGSLIAFYSVLGYIALLALGSFTVAFLARNLPDTFNETKFITFSMLVFCSVWISFLPTYQSTKGKMMVAVEVFSILSSSAGLLGCIFIPKCYIILLQPQKNTKKFLKKNPIS